A genomic region of Elaeis guineensis isolate ETL-2024a chromosome 9, EG11, whole genome shotgun sequence contains the following coding sequences:
- the LOC140851697 gene encoding uncharacterized protein: MQQSRIEAEVFTELMGPERYGRVRGYGVGVTPTQLSEVSRYTQHAAADAQDSRVRRLEAEIQEIRQSRAAEMEEMRQSRAEMQAMRGQIDRLTSLLEMYGPSQAPGTSGTRRDSGTSRGDSDDHPPAD, translated from the exons atgcagcagagccgtatcgaggctgaggtgttcacagagttgatgggaccagagcgctacggccgagtgaggggttatggagtaggagtcacccccactcagttatctgaggttagtagatatacgcagcatgctgcagcagatgctcaggattcacgcgttcgcagactcgaggcggagatacaggagattagacagagtcgtgccgctgagatggaggagatgcgacagagccgtgccgagatgcaggccatgaggggacagattgatcggcttacatctttattagagatgtatggcccatctcag gctcctggcacatcaggcacccgtcgagacagcggcacgtcacgtggagacagcgacgaccatccACCTGCGGAttga